One Mycolicibacterium crocinum DNA window includes the following coding sequences:
- a CDS encoding 3-oxoacyl-ACP reductase, giving the protein MDLSQRLKDKVAVVTGGASGIGLAAVKRMRDEGAIVVIGDLDETTGKSVANDLNVTFVQVDVADQVAVDKLFDTAFELHGGVDIAFNNAGISPPDDDLIENTGIDAWDRVQDVNLKSVFFCCKAALRHMVPAQKGSIINTASFVAVNGSATSQISYTASKGGVLAMSRELGIQYARQGIRVNALCPGPVNTPLLRELFAKDPERAARRLVHVPMGRFAEPEELAAAVAFLASDDSSFITGSSFLVDGGITGHYVTPL; this is encoded by the coding sequence ATGGATCTGTCCCAGCGACTCAAGGACAAGGTCGCCGTCGTCACCGGTGGTGCCAGCGGGATCGGCCTCGCCGCGGTCAAGCGCATGCGGGATGAAGGCGCGATCGTCGTCATCGGGGACCTCGACGAAACCACCGGCAAGTCCGTCGCCAACGATTTGAACGTGACGTTCGTCCAGGTCGACGTCGCCGACCAGGTCGCGGTGGACAAGCTCTTCGACACCGCTTTCGAACTGCACGGCGGGGTCGACATCGCGTTCAACAACGCCGGCATCAGCCCACCCGACGACGACCTCATCGAGAACACCGGCATCGACGCGTGGGACCGGGTGCAGGACGTGAACCTCAAGTCGGTGTTCTTCTGCTGCAAGGCGGCGCTGCGGCACATGGTGCCCGCACAGAAAGGCTCGATCATCAACACCGCGTCGTTCGTGGCGGTCAACGGTTCGGCCACCTCGCAGATTTCCTACACCGCCTCCAAGGGCGGTGTGCTCGCGATGTCGCGCGAACTCGGAATCCAGTACGCACGTCAAGGGATTCGGGTCAACGCGTTGTGCCCCGGGCCGGTGAACACCCCGCTGCTGCGGGAGCTGTTCGCCAAGGATCCCGAGCGGGCGGCCCGCCGGCTGGTGCACGTGCCGATGGGCCGGTTCGCCGAACCGGAGGAGCTGGCCGCCGCGGTGGCGTTCCTGGCCAGTGACGACTCGTCGTTCATTACCGGGTCGAGCTTCCTGGTCGACGGCGGCATCACCGGCCACTACGTCACGCCGCTGTAA
- a CDS encoding glucose 1-dehydrogenase, whose amino-acid sequence MRALTVQPGQADSLAVEDIDEPTAGPDEMRVAGLAIGVCGTDKEIAAGAYGWAPPGRDRLVLGHESLGRVLSAPDGSDFIEGDLVVGVVRRPDPVPCGACAHGEFDMCRNGRYTERGIKEIDGYGSEIWCVETDYAVKLDDALAEVGMLMEPTTVVAKAWEQVYRVGQRAWFEPRTALVTGAGPIGLLAALLGVQHGLEVHVLDRVTDGPKPGIVDDLNATYHHTSVEEAVGKVQPDIVIEATGVGSLVFDAMKVTGSYGIVALTGVSPTGRNLTVDAGGLNRDIVLENDAVVGSVNANLRHYRQAAEALAKADPTWLASLITRRVPLRDATKAFAAGDDDVKVVITLDESR is encoded by the coding sequence ATGCGTGCGTTGACAGTACAGCCCGGCCAAGCTGATTCCCTCGCCGTCGAGGACATCGACGAGCCCACCGCCGGACCGGATGAGATGCGCGTGGCCGGCCTGGCGATCGGTGTCTGCGGAACGGACAAGGAGATCGCCGCCGGCGCGTACGGCTGGGCTCCGCCGGGACGTGATCGCCTGGTTCTCGGCCACGAGTCGCTGGGCCGGGTGCTCAGCGCGCCCGACGGCAGTGACTTCATCGAAGGCGACCTGGTGGTCGGCGTGGTGCGTCGACCCGATCCGGTGCCCTGCGGCGCCTGCGCCCACGGCGAGTTCGACATGTGCCGCAACGGCCGCTACACCGAACGGGGTATCAAAGAGATCGACGGATACGGCAGCGAAATCTGGTGTGTGGAAACCGATTACGCAGTCAAACTCGACGACGCTCTGGCCGAGGTCGGCATGCTGATGGAACCGACCACCGTCGTGGCCAAGGCATGGGAACAGGTGTACCGCGTCGGGCAGCGGGCCTGGTTCGAACCGCGCACCGCGCTGGTCACCGGCGCTGGCCCGATCGGTCTGCTCGCGGCCCTCCTGGGCGTCCAGCACGGTCTGGAAGTCCACGTGCTGGACCGGGTCACGGACGGGCCCAAACCAGGCATCGTGGACGACCTGAACGCCACCTACCACCACACCAGCGTCGAAGAGGCGGTCGGAAAGGTCCAGCCGGACATCGTCATCGAAGCCACCGGGGTGGGCTCGCTGGTGTTCGACGCCATGAAGGTCACCGGCTCCTACGGCATCGTCGCGTTGACCGGTGTCTCCCCCACGGGCCGCAACCTCACGGTGGATGCGGGCGGGCTCAATCGCGACATCGTTCTGGAAAACGACGCGGTGGTGGGTTCGGTCAATGCCAACCTGCGCCATTACCGGCAGGCCGCCGAGGCGCTGGCGAAAGCCGATCCGACGTGGTTGGCCAGCTTGATAACCCGGCGCGTGCCGCTGCGTGACGCGACGAAGGCGTTCGCCGCCGGTGATGACGACGTCAAGGTCGTCATCACCCTCGATGAATCGCGTTAA
- a CDS encoding class I SAM-dependent methyltransferase, whose product MSTGAEQDKSADRAHKAKHRALWASGDYPSVAAELVGSLGPELVKAVGVGPGQRVLDVAAGSGNASIPAAEAGASVTASDLTPELFDAGRRIAAARGVELEWVEADAEALPFADNDFDVVLSCLGAMFAPHHQATADELVRVCRPGGTIGMINWTPQGFIGQLFATMKPYAAPPPPGASPAPLWGDEDHVRELFGDKVTDLTFRRQTTLMEHSPSPVEFREYWKRNYGPTIAAYAFNKDQPERVADLDRDFLTFLETWNQSGEAGRTAYSAEYLVVTATKR is encoded by the coding sequence ATGAGCACCGGAGCAGAGCAAGATAAGTCGGCCGACCGCGCGCACAAGGCCAAGCACCGCGCGCTGTGGGCGTCGGGCGACTACCCGTCGGTGGCGGCCGAGCTTGTTGGTTCGCTGGGCCCAGAGCTGGTCAAGGCGGTGGGCGTCGGCCCGGGACAGCGGGTGCTCGACGTGGCGGCGGGGTCCGGAAACGCCTCGATCCCGGCCGCGGAGGCCGGCGCGAGCGTGACGGCCAGCGACCTCACCCCGGAGCTGTTCGACGCCGGGCGCCGAATCGCCGCCGCCCGCGGCGTCGAGCTCGAGTGGGTCGAGGCCGACGCGGAAGCACTTCCCTTCGCCGACAACGACTTCGATGTCGTGTTGTCGTGTCTGGGGGCGATGTTCGCACCACACCACCAGGCGACTGCCGATGAGCTGGTGCGGGTGTGCCGCCCTGGCGGAACGATCGGGATGATCAACTGGACGCCGCAGGGTTTCATCGGCCAGTTGTTCGCCACGATGAAGCCGTACGCCGCACCGCCGCCGCCGGGCGCCTCTCCCGCACCGCTGTGGGGCGACGAGGACCATGTGCGAGAGTTGTTCGGCGACAAGGTCACCGATCTCACGTTCCGACGCCAGACCACACTCATGGAGCACAGCCCCAGTCCGGTGGAGTTCCGCGAGTACTGGAAGCGCAACTACGGCCCGACCATCGCCGCGTACGCATTCAACAAGGATCAGCCTGAACGGGTGGCCGACCTGGACCGGGACTTCCTCACGTTCCTCGAGACGTGGAACCAGTCGGGTGAGGCCGGGCGCACCGCCTATTCGGCCGAGTACCTGGTGGTGACCGCGACCAAGCGTTAA
- a CDS encoding SGNH/GDSL hydrolase family protein yields MRVTTPISLEFLRGAQELEQTPHGLLPHRLPAWARAQCSDPQLAMAESQPAGCRLVFDTRATEIELEALRTRPAYAGMPMRPDGVYDLVVDGELTAHASLSGGNVLMKDAAAGTEELIPGAPSVIRFADLPDRHKTVEIWLPHNEITELIALRSDRPLEASPISRPVWLHHGSSISHGSNAVRPTGTWPAVAAARADVELINLGMGGAAMLDPFTARTMRDIPADLISVKIGINIVNADLMRVRAFGPAVHGFLDAIRDGHPSTPIIVVSAVHCPIHERTPGPLAPDFSGGTLAFAATGDPTEVSAGKLTLSVIRDELATIVSQRAAADPHLRYVDGLDLYGPTDFAEFPLPDRLHPGPEAHERIGQRFATVIGETIRR; encoded by the coding sequence GTGCGCGTCACCACGCCGATATCCCTCGAGTTCCTGCGCGGCGCCCAGGAACTCGAACAGACGCCACACGGCCTGCTGCCGCACCGGTTGCCCGCATGGGCCAGGGCGCAGTGTTCTGACCCCCAGCTGGCGATGGCCGAATCTCAGCCTGCCGGTTGCCGATTGGTGTTCGACACGCGAGCCACCGAGATCGAACTCGAAGCGCTGCGCACCCGGCCCGCGTACGCGGGCATGCCCATGCGGCCCGACGGTGTCTACGATCTGGTCGTCGACGGGGAGTTGACCGCGCACGCCAGCCTGTCCGGCGGCAATGTGCTGATGAAGGATGCCGCCGCCGGTACGGAGGAACTGATCCCCGGCGCGCCGAGCGTGATTCGCTTCGCCGACCTTCCGGATCGGCACAAGACGGTCGAAATCTGGTTGCCGCACAACGAGATCACCGAACTCATCGCGCTACGAAGCGACCGCCCGCTGGAGGCCTCGCCGATCTCGCGGCCCGTCTGGTTGCATCACGGCAGTTCCATCAGTCACGGGTCCAACGCCGTACGGCCCACGGGGACCTGGCCGGCGGTGGCTGCGGCCCGCGCCGACGTCGAACTAATCAACCTCGGGATGGGCGGGGCGGCGATGCTGGACCCCTTCACGGCCCGCACGATGCGCGATATTCCGGCCGATCTGATCAGCGTCAAGATCGGCATCAACATCGTCAACGCCGACCTGATGCGCGTGCGCGCGTTCGGTCCCGCGGTGCACGGCTTCCTTGACGCCATCCGCGACGGCCACCCCAGCACGCCGATCATCGTCGTCTCCGCGGTGCACTGTCCGATTCATGAACGCACGCCGGGACCGCTTGCCCCGGACTTCAGCGGGGGAACACTGGCTTTCGCCGCCACCGGTGATCCGACCGAGGTGTCGGCAGGCAAGCTCACGCTCAGCGTCATCCGCGACGAGCTCGCCACGATCGTCAGCCAACGCGCGGCCGCCGACCCGCACCTGCGCTACGTCGACGGACTCGACCTCTACGGGCCGACCGATTTCGCCGAGTTCCCGCTTCCCGATCGGCTGCATCCGGGGCCGGAGGCTCACGAACGTATCGGGCAGCGCTTCGCCACCGTCATCGGTGAGACGATTCGGCGCTGA
- the sigC gene encoding RNA polymerase sigma factor SigC produces the protein MAERNDDPVTALALAAGRGDSAALDAFIKATQRDVWRTVAFLGDPGHADDLTQETFLRALGALPRFSGRSSARTWLLSIARRVVVDQIRRNQARPRTTSAIDVEQVLDTRRSASRFEDIIEIRMLLDGLDSDRRDALMLTQVLGLSYAEAAEVCGCPVGTIRSRVARAREDLLSAANREDEVG, from the coding sequence GTGGCCGAACGCAACGACGACCCGGTGACCGCGCTGGCACTGGCCGCCGGCCGAGGTGATTCCGCTGCTCTCGACGCGTTCATCAAGGCCACCCAGCGCGACGTGTGGCGCACTGTCGCTTTCCTCGGTGATCCCGGTCACGCCGACGACCTGACGCAGGAGACGTTCCTGCGTGCGTTGGGCGCACTCCCCCGCTTTTCCGGGCGATCCTCGGCCCGGACCTGGCTGCTGTCGATCGCCCGCCGCGTGGTCGTGGACCAGATCCGCCGCAATCAGGCACGACCGCGCACCACGTCCGCGATCGACGTCGAGCAGGTGCTCGACACCCGGCGCAGCGCCAGCCGGTTCGAGGACATCATCGAGATCAGGATGTTGCTCGACGGTCTGGACTCCGATCGCCGCGACGCCCTGATGCTGACCCAGGTGCTGGGACTCTCCTACGCCGAGGCGGCCGAGGTGTGCGGCTGCCCGGTGGGCACCATCCGTTCCCGGGTGGCGCGCGCCCGCGAGGATCTGCTCAGCGCCGCCAATCGCGAGGACGAGGTCGGCTGA
- a CDS encoding aromatic ring-hydroxylating oxygenase subunit alpha, whose translation MPRFPKPAEGSWTEHYPELGTGPVSYEDSISPEFYELEREAVFKRAWLNVGRVEQIPRTGNYFTKELKVVNTSIIVVRNRDGKVNAFHNICRHRGNKLVWDDDPRAESSGTCRQFVCKYHAWRYDLDGNLTFVQQEEEFFDLDKNRYGLVPVHCDVWEGFIFVNFAPVPEQSLTEFLGPMITGLEGYPFDKLTSRFYYRSEVKANWKLYLDAFQEFYHAPVLHANQSPTKYSQAAAEAGFEAPHYRIDGPHRLVSTSGVRVWEMDSEMRKPIEDICRSGLFGPWDGPDLGEMPPGLNPAKCNPWGLDSFQLFPNFVILIWGQGWYLTYHYWPTSHNTHIFEGSAYFPQPRSPRERIAQELAAASFKEYGLQDANTLEATQMMVESGYVDKFLLNDQEVLLRHLHKETADWVDEYQRKKAEV comes from the coding sequence TTGCCTCGCTTCCCCAAGCCCGCCGAAGGCAGCTGGACCGAGCACTACCCCGAGCTGGGGACCGGTCCGGTGTCCTACGAGGATTCCATCAGCCCGGAGTTCTACGAACTCGAACGTGAGGCGGTGTTCAAGCGCGCCTGGCTCAATGTGGGGCGCGTGGAACAGATTCCGCGTACCGGCAACTACTTCACCAAAGAACTCAAGGTCGTCAACACCTCGATCATCGTGGTGCGCAACCGTGACGGCAAGGTCAACGCGTTCCACAACATCTGCCGGCACCGGGGCAACAAGCTGGTCTGGGATGACGACCCGCGGGCGGAAAGCTCGGGGACCTGCCGCCAATTCGTGTGCAAATACCACGCCTGGCGCTACGACCTGGACGGCAACCTCACCTTCGTTCAGCAGGAGGAGGAGTTCTTCGACCTGGACAAGAACCGCTACGGCCTCGTGCCCGTGCACTGTGATGTCTGGGAGGGGTTCATCTTCGTCAACTTCGCGCCCGTGCCCGAGCAGTCACTGACCGAGTTCCTCGGCCCGATGATCACCGGCTTGGAGGGCTATCCCTTCGACAAGCTGACGTCGCGGTTCTATTACCGATCCGAGGTCAAGGCCAACTGGAAGCTGTACCTCGACGCGTTCCAGGAGTTCTATCACGCGCCGGTACTGCACGCGAACCAGTCACCGACCAAGTATTCGCAAGCCGCGGCCGAGGCCGGGTTCGAGGCCCCGCACTACCGCATCGACGGCCCACACCGCCTGGTGAGCACGTCGGGAGTGCGGGTCTGGGAGATGGACTCCGAGATGCGCAAGCCGATCGAAGACATCTGCCGCAGTGGACTTTTCGGGCCGTGGGACGGACCGGACCTCGGCGAGATGCCACCGGGCCTGAATCCGGCCAAGTGCAATCCGTGGGGGCTGGACTCGTTCCAGCTCTTCCCGAACTTCGTCATCCTCATCTGGGGGCAGGGCTGGTACCTGACGTACCACTACTGGCCCACCTCGCATAACACCCACATCTTTGAAGGCTCGGCGTATTTCCCGCAGCCGCGCAGCCCGCGGGAACGCATCGCGCAGGAATTGGCCGCCGCCTCGTTCAAGGAGTACGGCCTGCAGGACGCCAATACCCTTGAGGCCACGCAGATGATGGTCGAGTCGGGCTACGTCGACAAGTTCCTGCTCAACGACCAGGAAGTGCTGTTGCGGCACCTCCACAAGGAGACGGCCGACTGGGTTGACGAGTACCAGCGCAAGAAAGCCGAGGTGTGA
- a CDS encoding FadR/GntR family transcriptional regulator: MVADPEPQQAHEALLRPVRLGNAFEDTVGRLLQTIKLGVLTPGDSLPPERELATRLGVSRDTVREAIKSLADAGYLVSRRGRYGGTFLAESLPAQTEGVVRFSRADIDDALRLREILEVGAARMAATRTLTAAEREGLWSRLSDVRCACADDYRRLDSRLHLAIAEAAGSASLVPLVAENRMRLNALLDQIPLLRRNIAHSDEQHEAIVIAILAGDPDAAGAAMQAHVAGSAALLHGFLD, from the coding sequence ATGGTGGCCGACCCGGAACCGCAGCAGGCCCATGAGGCTCTGCTGCGTCCGGTGCGCCTCGGCAACGCGTTCGAGGACACCGTGGGCCGGCTGCTGCAGACGATCAAGCTCGGCGTGCTGACGCCGGGCGACTCGCTGCCGCCCGAACGCGAACTCGCCACTCGGCTCGGCGTCAGCCGCGACACGGTCCGGGAGGCGATCAAGTCACTGGCCGACGCCGGCTATCTGGTGTCGCGCCGCGGCCGTTACGGCGGCACGTTCCTGGCCGAGTCGCTGCCCGCCCAGACCGAAGGGGTGGTGCGGTTCAGCCGTGCCGACATCGATGACGCACTGCGATTGCGCGAGATCCTCGAAGTCGGCGCGGCCCGGATGGCCGCGACCCGAACATTGACCGCCGCCGAGCGCGAGGGGTTGTGGTCGCGGCTGTCCGACGTTCGGTGCGCCTGCGCCGACGACTATCGTCGGCTGGACTCGCGGTTGCACCTGGCGATCGCCGAGGCCGCCGGATCCGCGTCGCTGGTGCCGCTGGTGGCGGAGAACCGGATGCGGCTAAACGCATTGCTCGACCAGATTCCGTTGCTGCGCCGCAATATTGCCCACTCTGACGAACAGCACGAGGCGATCGTCATCGCGATCCTCGCCGGCGACCCGGATGCCGCCGGTGCCGCGATGCAGGCGCACGTCGCCGGCTCGGCAGCCCTGCTGCACGGCTTTCTGGACTAG
- a CDS encoding heavy metal translocating P-type ATPase — MTMSVVGGTAASGVADVAHRVELDVSGMSCAACAARVENKLNKLDGVRASVNFATRVASVDIAETVATDDLCEVIRKAGYDAAPRSATATEPVDPDDTLARSLLRRLAIAAVLFVPLADLSVMFAVVPSTRFTGWGWLLTALAAPIVTWAAWPFHRVALRNARHGTASMETLISVGVTAATLWSLYTIFIGHHDRQAAGIWQALLSSDAIYLEVAAGVTVFILAGRYFEARAKSRAGSALRALAALSAKNVSVLLADGSEMVLPADELKEQQKFVVRPGETIAADGLVVEGDAAIDMSAMTGEAKPSRAHPGGPVIGGTVVLDGRLIVEAAAVGADTQFAGMVRLVEEAQAQKADAQRLADRIAGVFVPVVFLIAALTAVGWLFAGADADRVFSAALAVLVIACPCALGLATPTAMMVASGRGAQLGIFLKGYRALEAIRAVDTVVFDKTGTLTTGHLAVTEVTVTDDRSPGEVLALAAAVEVASEHAVAVAITTATDERRPVEDFRAHPGRGVTGTVSGHRVTVGRPSWVAGQADLPESVQSARRSGESRGETVVFVAVDGQVCGAVAVADAVKESASDAVTALHRRGLRTVLLTGDNAAAAGAVAAQVGIDEVIAEVLPEGKVDVIEQLREQGRVVAMVGDGINDGPALASADLGLAIGRGTDVAIGAADIILVRDDLDIVPQALDLAKATMRTIRTNLFWAFGYNVAAIPIAAAGLLNPLIAGAAMAFSSFFVVSNSLRLRNFDAR, encoded by the coding sequence ATGACGATGTCGGTCGTGGGCGGCACAGCCGCCAGCGGCGTGGCTGACGTCGCCCATCGTGTCGAACTCGACGTCTCAGGGATGTCGTGCGCGGCGTGCGCCGCCCGGGTCGAGAACAAGCTGAACAAGCTCGACGGGGTGCGCGCGTCGGTCAACTTCGCCACCCGGGTGGCCAGCGTCGATATCGCCGAAACGGTGGCCACCGACGACCTGTGCGAGGTGATCCGTAAGGCCGGCTATGACGCCGCCCCGCGCTCGGCGACAGCGACCGAACCGGTGGACCCCGACGACACGTTGGCCCGCAGCCTGCTGCGCCGACTGGCCATCGCCGCGGTGCTGTTCGTGCCGCTGGCCGATCTGTCGGTGATGTTCGCGGTGGTGCCCAGCACCCGGTTCACCGGCTGGGGCTGGCTGCTGACCGCCCTCGCGGCGCCGATCGTCACCTGGGCGGCCTGGCCGTTCCACCGGGTCGCGCTGCGCAACGCCCGCCACGGCACCGCCTCGATGGAGACGCTGATCTCGGTCGGGGTCACCGCCGCCACGCTGTGGTCGCTCTACACGATCTTCATCGGCCACCACGATCGGCAGGCCGCAGGCATTTGGCAGGCGCTGCTGAGCAGTGACGCCATCTATCTGGAGGTGGCCGCCGGTGTCACCGTCTTCATCCTGGCCGGCCGGTACTTCGAGGCGCGAGCCAAGTCGCGGGCGGGCAGCGCGCTGCGGGCGCTCGCCGCGCTGAGCGCCAAGAATGTGTCGGTGCTGCTGGCCGACGGCAGCGAAATGGTGCTGCCCGCCGACGAACTCAAAGAACAGCAGAAGTTCGTGGTGCGTCCCGGCGAGACGATCGCCGCCGACGGGCTGGTGGTCGAGGGCGACGCCGCGATCGACATGAGCGCGATGACCGGCGAAGCCAAACCGTCACGCGCCCATCCCGGTGGGCCGGTGATCGGCGGCACAGTAGTGCTCGACGGCCGGTTGATCGTCGAGGCCGCCGCCGTGGGTGCCGACACGCAGTTCGCCGGGATGGTTCGGCTGGTCGAAGAAGCACAGGCCCAGAAGGCTGACGCTCAGCGGCTGGCCGACCGGATCGCCGGCGTCTTCGTGCCGGTCGTGTTCCTGATCGCGGCACTGACCGCAGTGGGCTGGCTGTTCGCCGGAGCCGACGCTGACCGGGTGTTCTCGGCCGCGCTGGCGGTTCTGGTGATCGCCTGCCCCTGCGCTCTGGGGCTGGCGACCCCGACGGCGATGATGGTGGCCTCGGGACGCGGCGCGCAGCTCGGAATCTTTCTGAAGGGCTACCGGGCGTTGGAGGCCATTCGCGCGGTGGACACCGTGGTGTTCGACAAGACCGGCACGCTGACCACCGGGCATCTCGCGGTCACCGAGGTGACCGTCACCGACGACCGGTCACCTGGCGAGGTGCTGGCGCTGGCCGCGGCCGTCGAGGTCGCCTCCGAACATGCTGTCGCCGTGGCTATCACGACCGCCACCGACGAGCGTCGGCCGGTGGAGGATTTCCGTGCCCATCCGGGTCGCGGGGTCACCGGCACGGTATCGGGGCACCGGGTGACCGTCGGGCGCCCGTCCTGGGTCGCCGGGCAGGCCGACCTGCCCGAGTCGGTTCAGTCAGCTCGGCGCAGTGGTGAATCCCGCGGGGAGACAGTGGTATTCGTCGCGGTGGACGGACAGGTGTGCGGTGCCGTGGCAGTGGCCGATGCGGTCAAGGAATCCGCGTCGGACGCGGTGACCGCCCTGCACCGCAGGGGGCTGCGGACCGTACTGCTCACCGGCGACAACGCCGCCGCCGCCGGCGCGGTGGCGGCGCAGGTCGGCATCGACGAAGTCATCGCCGAGGTATTGCCGGAAGGCAAGGTCGACGTCATCGAGCAACTGCGCGAACAGGGCCGAGTGGTCGCCATGGTCGGCGACGGCATCAACGACGGCCCCGCGCTGGCGTCGGCGGACCTGGGCCTGGCGATCGGGCGCGGCACCGACGTGGCGATCGGCGCCGCCGACATCATCCTGGTGCGCGACGATCTCGACATCGTCCCGCAGGCCCTCGACCTGGCCAAGGCCACCATGCGCACGATCCGGACCAATCTGTTCTGGGCCTTCGGCTACAACGTGGCGGCCATTCCGATCGCCGCCGCCGGGCTGCTCAACCCGCTCATCGCCGGTGCGGCGATGGCGTTCTCGTCATTCTTCGTCGTCTCAAACAGCCTGCGGCTGCGTAACTTCGACGCCCGCTAA
- a CDS encoding sodium:calcium antiporter — protein MTSLPSLALVAIFIASAAVIWIAGIKLSQTTDVLSQRWHLGSALGGVILLAIATNLPEIAITASAALSHHVDVAVGNILGGIAIQTVVLAVLDAAGTRPRKPLTYLAASLTLVLEAGLVVALLVIVVMSTQLPDSLIAWRLTPGAVLIVVVWAIGLFLIRRAGHGLPWHESGHAPDSQEKPPGHSTATNEKTATTKGVTTGRAVTVFAIAAVATLVAGVVIERSGEEVFGRWGMSGVLFGATVLAAATSLPELSTGLASTRMGDYKLAMSDIFGGNAFLPVLFLLATLLSGSAVLPTAHHTDIYLTALAGLLTVVYMAGLIFRPQRQWLRMGLDSIAVVILYLVGILGLAFISG, from the coding sequence GTGACGTCTTTACCCTCACTGGCACTGGTGGCCATTTTCATCGCCTCCGCGGCCGTCATCTGGATCGCCGGGATCAAGTTGTCGCAGACGACCGACGTGCTCTCGCAGCGCTGGCATCTCGGTTCCGCACTCGGCGGGGTGATCTTGCTGGCGATCGCGACGAACCTGCCGGAGATCGCCATCACCGCCAGCGCGGCGCTGTCCCATCACGTCGACGTAGCCGTGGGCAACATCCTCGGTGGTATCGCGATCCAGACTGTGGTGCTGGCTGTTCTCGACGCCGCAGGCACGCGCCCGCGTAAACCCTTGACCTACCTGGCCGCATCGCTGACGTTGGTACTGGAAGCCGGACTCGTGGTGGCCCTGCTGGTGATCGTGGTGATGTCCACTCAGTTGCCGGATTCGTTGATCGCCTGGCGGCTGACTCCCGGTGCAGTACTCATCGTCGTGGTGTGGGCGATCGGCCTCTTCCTGATCCGGCGGGCCGGACATGGGCTGCCGTGGCACGAATCCGGGCATGCGCCGGACAGCCAAGAGAAGCCACCCGGGCACTCCACGGCGACCAACGAGAAGACCGCGACGACAAAGGGCGTCACCACCGGCCGCGCCGTCACCGTTTTCGCTATCGCAGCCGTCGCGACACTGGTCGCCGGTGTTGTCATCGAACGCAGCGGTGAAGAGGTGTTCGGCCGCTGGGGAATGTCGGGGGTGCTGTTCGGCGCCACCGTGCTCGCCGCCGCCACGTCACTGCCTGAGCTGTCGACAGGCTTGGCGTCGACCCGGATGGGCGACTACAAGCTGGCGATGAGCGACATCTTCGGCGGCAATGCCTTCCTGCCGGTGCTGTTCCTACTCGCGACGCTGCTATCCGGTTCGGCGGTGCTGCCGACCGCCCATCACACCGATATCTACCTGACCGCCCTGGCCGGGCTGCTCACCGTGGTGTACATGGCGGGATTGATCTTCCGCCCACAGCGGCAGTGGCTACGGATGGGACTGGATTCGATTGCTGTGGTGATCCTGTACCTCGTCGGCATCCTCGGGTTGGCGTTCATCAGCGGATAA
- a CDS encoding heavy-metal-associated domain-containing protein, which produces MSQTFEVTGLHCQSCVRVVTEALTELPAVNGVEIDLDAEGTSVVRVDGDITVEQVRAALADEDYTVVG; this is translated from the coding sequence GTGTCACAGACATTCGAGGTCACCGGCCTGCACTGCCAGAGTTGTGTGCGGGTGGTCACCGAAGCGCTCACCGAACTGCCAGCGGTCAACGGCGTCGAGATCGACCTCGACGCCGAGGGCACATCGGTGGTGCGGGTCGACGGCGATATCACCGTCGAGCAGGTGCGGGCCGCACTCGCCGACGAGGACTACACCGTCGTCGGCTGA